In Prosthecochloris sp. GSB1, the following proteins share a genomic window:
- a CDS encoding B12-binding domain-containing radical SAM protein translates to MVTTNGERSKSVKPLKILLVAPKGKKDSKSNQKPLFHMALGVLASITPPEHEIDIIDEHFGDVVDYDADYDLVGITARTIDATRAYEIADSFRKKGRRVILGGIHTSFNPDEASQHADTIVCGEAENMWGTILEDAAENRLKPFYDAKDFPPVKEIVPLDYKRIAKASRREKVDATKAIPIYITRGCPYNCSFCVTPNFTGKLYRTQKPEDLKAQIEAAKEAFFKKNGSSAKPWFMLCDENLGINKKRLWKALDMIEECNIKFSVFLSMNFLEDQETVKKLVDAGCFMTLVGIESIKKSNLEAYNKSHVNTPDKVIEIIENCRKAGLNVQGNFLINPNLDNYQDMEDLVAFISKNNIFMPIMQIITPYPGTSMYKEYKEKGLITDEDWEKYNAINVVIRSPHYDAVEFQYNFMRNYYKAYSWKNIINRITHNPHPLMSFVTSFAFRKNLQELLLTFEQDHGLKRSNKLNIF, encoded by the coding sequence ATGGTTACAACCAACGGCGAAAGGTCGAAATCGGTAAAGCCACTCAAAATCCTGCTGGTCGCACCGAAGGGCAAGAAAGACTCCAAATCGAACCAGAAGCCTCTTTTTCACATGGCCCTCGGCGTTCTTGCCAGCATCACGCCTCCCGAACACGAAATCGACATCATCGACGAGCATTTCGGCGACGTCGTCGATTACGACGCTGACTATGATCTTGTAGGAATTACCGCAAGGACGATCGACGCCACGCGCGCCTATGAGATCGCCGACAGCTTCAGGAAAAAGGGCCGGAGGGTAATCCTCGGAGGCATACACACCTCCTTCAACCCGGACGAAGCGTCGCAGCACGCCGATACCATCGTCTGCGGCGAAGCCGAAAACATGTGGGGCACGATACTCGAGGATGCCGCTGAAAACCGCTTGAAGCCGTTCTACGATGCAAAGGATTTTCCGCCGGTAAAGGAAATCGTACCGCTCGACTACAAAAGAATCGCGAAAGCTTCACGACGGGAAAAAGTCGATGCAACCAAGGCCATTCCGATCTACATCACCCGGGGCTGTCCTTACAACTGCTCTTTCTGCGTCACGCCCAACTTTACCGGCAAGCTTTACAGAACGCAGAAACCCGAAGATCTGAAAGCACAGATAGAGGCCGCGAAGGAAGCGTTTTTCAAGAAAAACGGCTCGTCCGCCAAACCGTGGTTCATGCTCTGCGACGAAAATCTCGGCATCAATAAAAAACGCCTCTGGAAAGCTCTCGACATGATCGAGGAATGCAACATCAAGTTCAGCGTATTCCTGAGCATGAACTTTCTCGAGGACCAGGAAACCGTCAAAAAACTGGTCGACGCAGGCTGCTTCATGACCCTGGTCGGCATAGAGTCAATCAAGAAAAGCAACCTCGAAGCCTATAACAAGTCACACGTCAACACGCCGGACAAGGTTATCGAGATCATCGAGAACTGCAGGAAAGCGGGGCTCAATGTCCAGGGTAATTTCCTCATCAACCCGAACCTCGACAACTATCAGGACATGGAAGATCTTGTTGCATTTATCAGCAAGAACAACATTTTCATGCCGATAATGCAGATCATCACGCCGTATCCCGGCACGAGCATGTACAAGGAATACAAGGAAAAAGGCCTGATCACCGACGAGGACTGGGAAAAATACAACGCGATCAACGTCGTCATACGATCGCCCCATTACGATGCCGTGGAGTTCCAGTATAACTTCATGCGAAACTACTACAAAGCCTACTCCTGGAAAAACATCATCAACAGGATAACGCATAATCCTCATCCGCTCATGAGTTTCGTCACGAGCTTCGCCTTCAGAAAAAACCTTCAGGAACTGCTCCTGACCTTCGAGCAGGATCACGGGCTAAAACGCTCAAACAAACTGAATATCTTTTAG
- the bchF gene encoding 2-vinyl bacteriochlorophyllide hydratase produces MPRYTPEQLAMRNASVWTDVQLILAPIQFIVFLTGVAVTAVYAVNSDLFSFYWVSLAILFKTFLFGLLLVTGAYFEKQIFDKWIYGKEFLWEDVGSTVAAVFHLLYFVMAYMGFSEDVLIWEAFLAYFTYVVNALQYLVRIILEKLNERRMKADGVV; encoded by the coding sequence ATGCCTCGCTACACTCCCGAGCAGCTGGCTATGCGCAACGCTTCCGTGTGGACCGATGTCCAGCTCATTCTCGCCCCCATCCAGTTTATCGTATTTCTGACAGGCGTCGCGGTGACGGCCGTCTATGCCGTGAACAGTGACCTGTTCAGTTTTTACTGGGTCAGCCTGGCCATTCTCTTCAAGACGTTTCTGTTCGGCCTGCTGCTGGTGACCGGGGCTTATTTCGAGAAGCAGATTTTCGATAAATGGATCTATGGGAAGGAGTTCCTCTGGGAGGATGTGGGCAGTACGGTCGCCGCCGTTTTTCATCTGCTGTACTTCGTCATGGCATACATGGGCTTTTCCGAGGACGTTCTGATCTGGGAAGCTTTTCTCGCCTATTTCACCTATGTGGTCAACGCCCTGCAATACCTTGTGCGGATTATTCTCGAAAAACTCAATGAACGGCGGATGAAAGCCGATGGCGTCGTGTAG
- a CDS encoding DUF1997 domain-containing protein: MEVVGKSKAHVVLESCLLDSTDYFSDHHRILKCNPYCKNIDYHADLGIFQWTFEVEDPRKNPIVAIFFVRQDVEHLPPGSDFLTKCATQDPKKSDKKEDNGGKLIRWISAETVPDIRVESENTFIGAADAEICLVHLPENKTSVHFETNITLDFKLSFPLNLMPEMVLKFMSETIMSQIMQQATESMLCKVQADICCSDADIAAKGELR; encoded by the coding sequence ATGGAAGTTGTCGGAAAAAGCAAGGCCCACGTCGTCCTGGAATCCTGCCTGCTCGATTCCACGGACTATTTCTCGGATCATCACCGCATACTGAAATGCAACCCGTATTGTAAGAATATCGACTATCATGCCGATCTCGGCATTTTCCAGTGGACGTTTGAAGTCGAAGACCCGCGAAAAAATCCTATCGTGGCGATCTTTTTCGTCCGACAGGACGTGGAACACCTTCCTCCGGGAAGCGACTTCCTGACGAAATGCGCCACGCAGGATCCGAAAAAAAGCGATAAAAAGGAAGACAACGGAGGGAAACTGATCCGCTGGATATCGGCGGAAACCGTTCCTGACATCAGGGTCGAGAGCGAAAACACCTTTATCGGAGCAGCGGATGCCGAAATCTGTCTCGTTCATCTTCCCGAAAACAAGACATCCGTTCATTTCGAAACGAATATCACCCTCGACTTCAAGCTCTCCTTTCCGCTGAACCTGATGCCGGAAATGGTTCTGAAATTCATGAGCGAAACCATCATGTCACAGATCATGCAACAAGCCACGGAGAGCATGCTCTGCAAGGTTCAGGCCGATATATGCTGCTCTGACGCCGACATAGCGGCAAAAGGTGAATTGAGGTAG
- a CDS encoding metal-sensitive transcriptional regulator, whose amino-acid sequence MGDIVTRLKKVNGQILGLIRMMEQEEPCEKVIVQFQAAKAALDKTYSMVLSGSLKECLSQRDSENIDRILKLISKK is encoded by the coding sequence ATGGGTGATATCGTTACGAGATTGAAGAAGGTCAACGGCCAGATTCTCGGTCTCATCAGGATGATGGAGCAGGAGGAGCCGTGTGAAAAGGTCATCGTGCAGTTTCAGGCCGCGAAGGCTGCGCTGGACAAGACCTATTCCATGGTTCTGAGCGGCAGTCTGAAGGAGTGCCTGAGCCAGCGGGATTCGGAGAATATCGACAGGATCCTGAAGCTGATATCGAAAAAATGA
- a CDS encoding TolC family protein: MRRLNYYVFGCVAAVFLLLQAGRVSAETMMLSLDRALELAEENNHALKAERARVDQAEARYVQSRKAYLPQVTLSETFVATDDPAAVFSYKLRQGGITAADFNPAVMNDPDDISNFQAGVEVLQPLYNRDAMIGRSAARADRKSREHMLRRTTDTISLEVKKAYYGLVLARKNLEAINRSISAMRMHDREAGKAYASGLITKSDKLSTAVRLSELSEQKMMIEDEITAAADGLRFLLGLGRDTDIEPVGGLDTGSIVVPDGEPALGEDRADLKAMEASAEAAGYQYDMARAQWMPRVNAFLQQNWNDEDFPGMDNGNWMLGVNMRWTIFDGYAAIGKAQEARAAEREARYRYEEARDKGRFEIRKAYRMLRTARARIGVADQALREAKVSLDFIGERYRSGQAMTFELLGRELAYTYAQLRLNRAKYDLIMAGNELEYYSGK; this comes from the coding sequence ATGCGCAGGTTGAACTATTATGTTTTCGGATGCGTGGCGGCGGTTTTCCTGCTGTTGCAGGCGGGTCGGGTTTCGGCGGAGACCATGATGCTTTCGCTCGACCGCGCACTCGAGCTGGCCGAAGAGAATAACCACGCTCTCAAGGCCGAACGGGCGAGGGTCGACCAGGCCGAGGCAAGATATGTCCAGAGCCGCAAGGCGTATCTTCCGCAAGTCACGCTGTCGGAAACATTTGTCGCCACGGACGATCCGGCCGCGGTGTTTTCCTACAAGCTGCGGCAGGGAGGCATCACGGCCGCCGATTTCAATCCGGCCGTGATGAACGATCCTGACGATATTTCCAATTTCCAGGCGGGCGTCGAAGTTCTGCAGCCTCTCTACAACAGGGATGCGATGATCGGCCGTTCGGCCGCAAGAGCGGATCGCAAGTCCAGGGAGCATATGCTCAGGAGGACGACCGATACCATATCGCTCGAGGTCAAGAAAGCATACTACGGTCTTGTACTCGCAAGAAAAAACCTCGAAGCGATCAATCGCTCGATAAGCGCCATGCGGATGCATGACCGGGAGGCCGGGAAGGCCTACGCGAGCGGTCTGATCACCAAATCCGACAAGTTGTCTACGGCGGTTCGTCTGTCAGAACTTTCGGAGCAGAAAATGATGATCGAGGACGAGATAACGGCTGCCGCTGACGGGTTGCGTTTCCTGCTCGGCCTCGGGCGGGATACGGATATCGAACCCGTCGGCGGGCTCGATACGGGGAGTATCGTCGTTCCCGACGGCGAGCCGGCTCTCGGGGAGGACAGGGCCGACCTCAAGGCCATGGAGGCTTCAGCGGAAGCCGCTGGTTACCAGTACGACATGGCAAGGGCGCAATGGATGCCGAGGGTCAACGCGTTTCTCCAGCAGAACTGGAACGATGAGGATTTTCCCGGCATGGACAACGGCAACTGGATGCTGGGCGTCAATATGCGGTGGACTATTTTCGACGGTTACGCAGCCATCGGCAAGGCGCAGGAGGCCAGGGCGGCGGAGAGGGAGGCTCGTTACCGTTACGAGGAAGCGCGGGACAAGGGGCGCTTCGAGATCCGCAAGGCCTATCGGATGCTCAGAACGGCAAGGGCGAGAATCGGCGTCGCCGATCAGGCGCTCAGGGAGGCGAAGGTCAGTCTTGATTTTATCGGGGAGCGTTACCGTTCAGGTCAGGCCATGACTTTCGAGCTGCTTGGCCGGGAGCTGGCCTATACCTACGCCCAGCTTCGCCTGAACAGGGCGAAATACGACCTGATCATGGCAGGTAACGAACTTGAATACTACAGCGGCAAATAA
- a CDS encoding efflux RND transporter permease subunit, producing MREGIAGRLAKMFINSKLTPLLMLTALLVGVLATFMTPREEEPQISVPLVDLYFSYPGGSAKEVEERVAKPVEKYLTEIDGVDYVYSTSRKDFALVTVRYNVGDDTEESMVKLWATIMKNMDRMPRGMQFPLVKKVSIDDVPVLTLTFWSDSYGPYDLRRVSAQVADELKKIENIGDVNLQGGLKRQLRVVLDKEKLLRYRVTPLQITQQIQVSNSQLTAGTFQGMNRVFTVKTGEFLKNAEDVRNVVVGIYNSEPVYLKDVAQVFDGPEEVENYAFFGFGAASGEKDARGEHPAVTLTVAKRKGTDATALADKVLEKVEALRGSVITSGINVTETRNYGATASEKVFTLLEHLFGAVVAVTIVVGLFLGWRGGLVVFASVPITFALTLLVYYLFDYTLNRVTLFALIFVTGIVVDDSIIIAENIHRHFSMRRMPKLQAAIAAINEVGNPTILATFTVIASVLPMVFVSGLMGPYMSPMPIGASLAMIFSLFVALIGTPWLAFRLLKAEEGDAEEYDIRKSVYYRIFDKGLSPLLDSWWKAAIGYAFVGLLLLGSIAMIPLKMVELKMLPFDNKSEFQVIIDMPEGTTLEQTARATKDIVSALRDVPEVENYQYYVGTNAPINFNGLVRHYYLRQADNMADIQVNLVDKGDRSDQSHAIAKRVRPKVQEVASKYNANAKVVEVPPGPPVLSTIVAEVYGPDQKQRIDLARKIRAIMEETPGVVDVDWMVEDEEKTYDLVIDKRKAAFRGVTTEQITSTLRMALDGAEVGLLHTDTELEPVGIEVRLPLAERASILELDGIHVKSQGMNSMTTRLPAGEMIPLSELVRVREQIEDKSIYRKDLKNVVYVTADVAGVTESPVYAMLDMDKRIGELDMPGGYKIAPLYTSAPFTEDRPAMKWDGEWQITFEVFRDLGAAFAVVLVIIYLLIVGWFQSFRTPLVMMVAIPLSLVGIIPGHFIHGAFFTATSMIGMIALAGIMVRNSVLIIDFIQLRIQDGVALKQAVIESAAVRTRPILLTAGTVVIGAIVILFDPIFQGLAISLMWGALLSTVLTLGVVPLTYYLMEKNKLK from the coding sequence ATGAGAGAAGGTATCGCGGGCAGGCTTGCGAAGATGTTCATCAATTCCAAGCTGACGCCCCTGCTCATGCTGACCGCCCTTCTCGTGGGCGTGCTCGCAACGTTCATGACTCCCAGGGAGGAGGAACCGCAGATTTCAGTTCCCCTGGTGGATCTTTACTTCAGCTATCCCGGCGGCAGCGCGAAAGAGGTCGAGGAACGGGTAGCCAAACCGGTGGAAAAGTACCTTACGGAAATCGACGGGGTTGATTACGTCTACTCGACCTCCCGGAAGGATTTTGCGCTGGTCACGGTGCGTTACAATGTCGGGGACGATACCGAGGAGAGCATGGTCAAGCTCTGGGCGACGATCATGAAGAACATGGACAGGATGCCGAGGGGAATGCAGTTCCCTCTCGTCAAGAAAGTATCCATCGACGATGTGCCGGTGCTGACCCTGACTTTCTGGAGTGACAGCTATGGCCCTTACGATCTCAGGAGGGTCTCCGCGCAGGTGGCCGACGAACTGAAGAAAATAGAAAATATCGGCGACGTCAATCTCCAGGGAGGCCTCAAACGGCAGTTGCGGGTAGTGCTCGACAAGGAAAAACTGCTGCGTTACCGGGTGACGCCGTTACAGATCACGCAACAGATACAGGTATCGAACAGCCAGCTCACCGCGGGTACGTTCCAGGGGATGAATCGGGTGTTCACGGTCAAGACCGGCGAGTTTCTCAAGAACGCCGAGGATGTCCGGAACGTGGTCGTGGGCATATACAATTCCGAGCCGGTCTATCTCAAGGACGTGGCGCAGGTTTTCGACGGTCCCGAAGAGGTTGAGAACTACGCCTTTTTCGGTTTCGGGGCGGCTTCCGGTGAAAAGGACGCGCGAGGGGAGCATCCGGCGGTGACGCTGACGGTGGCGAAGCGCAAGGGTACCGACGCGACGGCGCTTGCTGACAAGGTCCTCGAAAAAGTCGAGGCGCTCAGGGGCAGCGTGATCACTTCTGGAATAAATGTCACCGAAACCAGGAATTACGGCGCGACCGCCTCGGAGAAAGTGTTCACCCTGCTGGAACACCTGTTTGGCGCTGTCGTCGCGGTCACGATCGTCGTCGGCCTCTTTCTGGGCTGGCGAGGAGGGCTCGTGGTGTTCGCTTCGGTTCCGATCACCTTCGCGCTGACCCTTCTGGTCTACTATCTGTTCGATTATACCCTTAACAGGGTCACGCTTTTCGCGCTGATATTCGTTACGGGCATCGTCGTCGACGATTCGATCATCATCGCCGAGAACATTCACCGGCACTTCTCCATGCGCAGAATGCCGAAACTCCAGGCGGCGATCGCGGCCATCAACGAGGTCGGCAACCCGACGATTTTGGCTACCTTCACCGTCATCGCCTCCGTTCTGCCGATGGTGTTCGTTTCGGGTCTCATGGGTCCCTACATGAGCCCCATGCCTATCGGTGCTTCGCTCGCGATGATTTTTTCTCTCTTTGTCGCGCTCATAGGGACTCCCTGGCTGGCGTTCCGGTTGCTGAAAGCCGAGGAGGGAGACGCCGAAGAGTACGATATCAGGAAGTCGGTGTATTACAGGATATTCGACAAGGGACTTTCACCGCTGCTCGATTCCTGGTGGAAGGCCGCGATAGGGTACGCTTTCGTCGGGTTGCTGCTGTTGGGTTCCATCGCCATGATTCCGCTCAAGATGGTCGAGCTGAAGATGCTGCCGTTCGACAACAAGAGTGAGTTCCAGGTGATTATCGACATGCCCGAAGGCACGACGCTCGAACAGACCGCAAGGGCGACGAAGGATATCGTTTCGGCCCTCAGGGATGTTCCCGAGGTCGAGAACTACCAGTACTATGTCGGCACGAACGCACCGATTAACTTCAACGGCCTTGTTCGTCACTACTATCTTCGTCAGGCCGACAACATGGCCGATATCCAGGTGAATCTCGTCGACAAGGGGGATCGTTCCGACCAGAGCCACGCCATCGCAAAGCGAGTGAGGCCGAAGGTTCAGGAAGTCGCCAGCAAGTACAATGCCAACGCCAAGGTCGTCGAAGTGCCCCCCGGTCCGCCTGTGCTTTCGACCATCGTCGCGGAGGTCTACGGTCCCGACCAGAAACAGCGTATCGACCTCGCGCGCAAGATCAGGGCCATCATGGAGGAGACGCCCGGCGTCGTCGATGTCGACTGGATGGTGGAGGATGAGGAGAAGACATACGATCTGGTTATCGACAAGCGCAAGGCGGCTTTCAGGGGGGTGACCACCGAACAGATCACCAGCACCCTGCGAATGGCGCTCGACGGTGCCGAGGTGGGATTGCTGCACACGGATACCGAGCTTGAGCCTGTCGGTATCGAGGTTCGCCTGCCGCTTGCCGAAAGGGCGTCGATTCTCGAACTCGACGGTATCCACGTCAAGTCTCAGGGAATGAATTCCATGACGACGAGGCTTCCGGCCGGAGAAATGATTCCTCTTTCCGAACTGGTGCGCGTCAGGGAGCAGATCGAGGACAAGAGCATCTATCGCAAGGACCTCAAAAACGTCGTCTATGTGACGGCCGACGTTGCGGGCGTGACCGAAAGCCCGGTGTACGCGATGCTCGATATGGACAAGCGGATCGGAGAGCTTGACATGCCCGGCGGCTACAAGATCGCTCCGCTCTATACGTCGGCCCCGTTCACCGAGGATCGGCCGGCGATGAAGTGGGACGGCGAGTGGCAGATCACCTTCGAGGTTTTCAGGGACCTTGGCGCGGCATTCGCCGTCGTGCTGGTGATTATCTATCTGCTGATCGTCGGCTGGTTCCAGTCTTTCAGGACGCCTCTCGTGATGATGGTCGCCATTCCGCTGAGTCTGGTGGGCATCATTCCCGGACATTTCATTCACGGAGCGTTTTTCACGGCGACCAGCATGATCGGCATGATAGCTCTTGCCGGCATCATGGTAAGAAATTCGGTGCTCATCATCGATTTCATACAATTGCGGATACAGGACGGCGTGGCGCTCAAACAGGCAGTTATCGAGTCGGCCGCCGTTCGTACCCGGCCGATTCTCCTGACGGCGGGAACCGTGGTTATCGGCGCCATCGTCATTCTGTTCGATCCGATTTTCCAGGGACTGGCGATCTCGCTGATGTGGGGGGCTCTGCTGTCGACGGTTCTGACGCTCGGCGTCGTGCCGCTGACCTATTATCTGATGGAAAAAAACAAGCTCAAATAA
- a CDS encoding hydroxyacylglutathione hydrolase family protein translates to MYLKQFRTGGDRNFGYLVADEENRLAFVVDPSYSPAAIAGEARERDFDIRYVFSTHGHHDHVNGNAAMSRMTGRSPLLYGLVCPETGIRVEDGALFPLGKLAIHVLHTPGHTPDSICLHAGDAVFTGDTLFVGKVGGTDLGQQAREEYRSLHEKLLALPGETRVFPGHDYGSAPESTIAHERESNPFLLRPDPEAFIDLKRNWAAYKQAHGIR, encoded by the coding sequence ATGTATCTGAAGCAGTTCCGCACGGGAGGCGACAGGAATTTCGGCTATCTCGTCGCCGACGAGGAGAACCGCCTTGCTTTCGTCGTCGATCCTTCCTACAGTCCGGCCGCGATCGCCGGCGAGGCGCGCGAGCGGGACTTCGACATCCGCTACGTTTTCTCGACTCACGGCCATCACGATCATGTCAACGGCAACGCAGCAATGTCGCGAATGACTGGCCGTTCGCCGTTGCTGTACGGTTTGGTCTGCCCCGAAACGGGCATACGGGTGGAGGACGGGGCACTGTTTCCACTTGGAAAGCTGGCGATTCATGTTCTCCATACTCCCGGCCACACGCCGGATTCGATCTGCCTCCATGCAGGAGACGCGGTTTTTACCGGCGATACGCTCTTTGTCGGCAAGGTCGGTGGGACCGACCTCGGCCAGCAAGCCCGCGAGGAGTATCGTTCACTGCACGAGAAGCTGCTCGCGCTTCCCGGCGAAACCAGGGTTTTTCCGGGCCACGATTACGGCTCGGCTCCCGAGTCCACGATAGCGCATGAACGGGAGAGCAACCCGTTTCTCCTGCGGCCTGATCCCGAGGCGTTCATCGACCTCAAACGAAACTGGGCCGCCTACAAACAGGCTCACGGTATCCGGTGA